A genome region from Prochlorococcus marinus CUG1417 includes the following:
- a CDS encoding fatty acid desaturase, which yields MVKVNRSDFLIKPFLIRNNLRAFYQIISTIIPIISIWLIVYQIINNPFSLLIKGFLMLPIIFLLTLFSSRTFSLMHDCGHNSLFTKRKLNRFFGFLLGLVNGIPQKSWSIDHAFHHRNNGNWEIYKGPIDVLSLKDYNSLSKREQNFYKVSRNWMMLFPGGFFYLVLKPRLGLIIIIFNFTKDILVETFIKIKNREISKLLAINSRIKPPFSDYGNNFSELSELIINNILVIIGWFFMCKWFGLVFFLSFYSVVLTLSAAILICVFFVQHNYENAYAKNTKNWNIVDGAIFGSSNLDIPNWLNWFLADISFHSIHHLSERIPNYNLRACHEANNHLLHQSKFLKLSDFPNCFKYIIWDDQHEKLIPIK from the coding sequence ATGGTCAAAGTTAATAGAAGTGATTTTCTAATCAAGCCATTTCTTATAAGGAATAATTTGAGAGCTTTTTATCAAATTATTTCTACCATCATCCCAATAATTTCAATTTGGTTAATTGTTTACCAAATAATAAATAATCCTTTTTCATTATTGATAAAAGGATTTTTAATGTTACCTATTATTTTTCTCCTAACTCTATTCTCTTCTAGAACATTCTCATTAATGCATGATTGCGGTCATAATTCTCTTTTTACAAAAAGAAAATTAAACCGCTTTTTTGGATTTTTACTTGGCTTGGTCAATGGTATTCCACAGAAGTCATGGTCGATTGATCATGCATTTCATCATAGAAATAATGGAAATTGGGAAATTTACAAAGGTCCGATAGATGTTTTAAGTCTTAAAGATTATAATTCCCTTTCAAAAAGAGAACAAAACTTTTACAAAGTAAGTCGAAACTGGATGATGCTTTTCCCTGGAGGTTTTTTTTACTTAGTTCTAAAACCTAGATTAGGACTTATTATTATCATTTTTAATTTCACTAAAGATATTTTGGTGGAGACTTTTATAAAAATAAAAAACAGAGAAATTTCTAAACTTTTAGCTATTAATTCACGAATCAAACCACCTTTTTCTGATTATGGAAATAATTTTAGTGAATTATCTGAATTAATAATTAACAACATATTAGTAATAATAGGATGGTTTTTTATGTGTAAATGGTTTGGATTAGTTTTTTTCTTATCATTTTATTCCGTGGTATTGACCCTATCAGCAGCAATTTTAATATGTGTTTTTTTCGTTCAACATAACTACGAAAATGCATATGCCAAAAATACAAAAAATTGGAATATTGTCGATGGAGCTATTTTTGGTAGTAGCAATTTAGATATCCCTAATTGGCTAAATTGGTTTTTAGCCGATATATCATTCCACAGCATTCATCATCTTTCTGAAAGAATACCAAATTACAATTTAAGAGCTTGTCATGAAGCAAATAATCATTTACTTCATCAATCGAAGTTTTTAAAATTAAGCGATTTTCCAAACTGCTTCAAATATATTATTTGGGACGATCAGCATGAAAAATTAATACCAATAAAGTAG
- a CDS encoding fatty acid desaturase: MSKIKFSGLRGQALVIENKDIPSIKEFKDVIPDHYFECNTKTSLKYLLQTILIQLLVVAIGLHIPFTPEMIPIWIIYSLLSGTTAMGFWVIAHECGHGAFSKNKTLETIIGYLLHSLLLVPYFSWQRSHAVHHRFTNNVTNGETHVPLVIEGNGVTEKVGGEKELHFSNSIGKKNYGILQLFLHLIFGWPAYLLTGSTGGIKYGTSNHFWPTKPFSKVLWPSIWTKKVWISDIGIALTLLGIIFYVFKYGLFSVIAMYIGPILVINSWLVVYTWLHHTDSDVPHLSNTEFTFMRGAFLSIDRPYGKILNFLHHNIGSSHVVHHVCPNIPHYHAIKATVLIKKNFKKAYLFNPDPIPKALWNIACHCVAVKSDSKKERYLWQSSYNKRGL, translated from the coding sequence TTGAGCAAAATAAAATTTTCAGGTCTTAGAGGCCAAGCGCTTGTAATTGAGAATAAAGATATTCCAAGCATAAAAGAATTTAAGGATGTTATTCCAGATCACTATTTTGAATGTAATACGAAAACTTCTTTAAAGTATCTTTTACAAACAATCTTAATTCAATTATTAGTAGTTGCAATCGGGCTACATATTCCATTTACTCCAGAAATGATCCCAATTTGGATCATTTACTCATTACTATCAGGTACAACTGCGATGGGATTCTGGGTAATTGCGCATGAATGCGGACATGGAGCATTTTCTAAAAACAAAACTTTGGAAACCATAATTGGATATTTACTGCATTCATTACTACTAGTTCCCTATTTCTCTTGGCAACGTTCTCATGCCGTTCATCATCGATTCACAAATAATGTAACCAATGGAGAAACTCACGTTCCTTTAGTTATTGAGGGAAATGGAGTTACGGAAAAGGTAGGGGGAGAAAAAGAATTGCATTTTTCAAATTCCATAGGTAAGAAAAATTACGGAATTCTTCAACTTTTTTTACATCTAATATTTGGCTGGCCTGCTTATTTACTTACAGGAAGTACCGGAGGTATTAAATATGGGACTTCAAATCATTTTTGGCCAACCAAACCATTTTCCAAAGTATTATGGCCATCAATTTGGACTAAGAAAGTTTGGATATCAGATATTGGTATAGCTTTAACGTTATTGGGTATTATTTTCTATGTTTTTAAGTATGGATTGTTTTCAGTAATTGCAATGTATATTGGACCTATATTAGTTATTAATAGTTGGTTAGTAGTTTATACATGGCTTCATCATACAGATTCAGATGTGCCCCATCTTTCAAATACAGAATTTACATTTATGAGAGGAGCCTTTCTCTCCATTGACAGACCTTACGGTAAAATCCTTAATTTTCTGCATCATAATATAGGTTCAAGTCATGTAGTTCATCATGTCTGTCCAAACATTCCTCATTATCATGCTATAAAGGCTACCGTCTTAATAAAGAAAAACTTTAAAAAGGCATATCTTTTTAATCCTGATCCTATACCTAAAGCACTTTGGAATATTGCTTGCCATTGTGTTGCTGTTAAGTCAGATAGTAAAAAAGAAAGATATCTTTGGCAATCTTCATACAATAAAAGAGGTTTGTAA
- a CDS encoding high light inducible protein encodes MTPEAERFNGWAAMLGFVAAVGAYVTTGQIIPGWF; translated from the coding sequence ATGACTCCTGAAGCAGAACGTTTTAATGGTTGGGCAGCAATGTTAGGTTTCGTTGCAGCAGTTGGTGCTTATGTAACAACAGGCCAGATTATTCCAGGTTGGTTCTAA
- a CDS encoding high light inducible protein yields MDNTEPKIVEKEKVVAEKLNGRFAMIGFVALLGAYLTTGQIIPGFI; encoded by the coding sequence ATGGATAATACAGAACCAAAAATTGTTGAAAAAGAAAAAGTTGTAGCTGAAAAGCTTAACGGGAGGTTTGCTATGATTGGATTCGTAGCACTATTAGGCGCTTATCTAACTACAGGTCAAATAATCCCTGGCTTTATCTAA
- a CDS encoding high light inducible protein — protein sequence MSNSGVTTESGGRQNMFPSETRPYIDESVSYEGYPQNAEKVNGRWAMVGFVALLGAYVTTGQIIPGIF from the coding sequence ATGTCAAACTCTGGAGTAACAACGGAATCAGGTGGAAGACAAAATATGTTTCCTTCCGAGACAAGGCCTTACATAGATGAATCTGTTTCTTATGAAGGATATCCTCAAAATGCAGAAAAAGTAAATGGCAGATGGGCAATGGTTGGATTTGTTGCACTACTGGGTGCTTACGTAACAACAGGGCAGATAATACCAGGGATTTTTTAA
- a CDS encoding LptF/LptG family permease, with product MKLSNQSQFKKNIKKIITPWYVIPLIDRWLLGQLIPPMIFAISAFTVISLSVGVMFDLIRKIVEYGLPVLQALQALVYSLPSFLVLSFPMAVLLSTLLSYGKLSANSELLALRSLGIKTSRIIAPAIAVSIFMTGLTFYFNDNLVPTSNRLAESTLRSGIGSSFNKGKNNIIFTRKGSRIAPSTNKPTKVNTYLTHIFYASKFENNIMKEVTVLDFSRENIKQILTANSAIFDKDNSSWIFSDGNIVSTNLTGQTTNIEFKQYIYPFVEGPLDLGKVPKDASDMSLKEAFEAERIYKKIGNLKEIRKIQVRIQEKFTLPCACLVFGLIGSILGSKSNLRSSKSQGFGLSVILILVYYVMSFICSSFGVKGLIPPIIAAWFPVVISLFGGFYFLRKSSSV from the coding sequence TTGAAACTTTCAAATCAATCACAATTTAAAAAAAATATCAAAAAAATAATTACTCCTTGGTATGTAATACCTCTAATAGATAGATGGTTATTAGGACAACTTATACCTCCTATGATTTTTGCCATTTCTGCTTTTACTGTTATTTCATTATCTGTTGGAGTAATGTTTGATCTCATAAGGAAAATAGTTGAATATGGATTACCTGTATTGCAAGCTTTACAAGCTTTAGTGTATAGCTTACCAAGCTTTTTGGTTTTGTCATTTCCAATGGCTGTTTTATTATCCACACTATTATCTTATGGAAAACTATCAGCAAATTCTGAATTATTAGCTTTAAGATCTTTAGGAATTAAAACATCTCGAATTATAGCTCCAGCTATTGCAGTCTCAATCTTCATGACAGGATTAACTTTTTATTTCAATGATAATTTAGTTCCCACTAGTAATAGACTTGCCGAATCAACTTTAAGATCTGGAATAGGAAGTTCATTTAACAAAGGTAAGAATAACATTATTTTTACTAGAAAAGGATCAAGAATAGCTCCTAGCACTAATAAACCAACAAAAGTAAATACATACTTAACGCATATTTTTTATGCCTCTAAGTTTGAAAATAATATAATGAAAGAGGTTACAGTTTTAGACTTTTCCAGAGAAAATATAAAGCAGATTCTTACAGCAAATAGTGCAATTTTTGATAAAGATAATTCTTCCTGGATATTTTCAGATGGAAATATTGTTTCAACTAATTTAACAGGTCAAACAACAAACATTGAATTTAAACAATATATATACCCTTTTGTTGAAGGCCCATTAGATCTCGGAAAAGTCCCAAAAGATGCAAGCGATATGTCTTTAAAAGAAGCTTTTGAGGCTGAAAGAATATATAAAAAGATAGGAAATCTCAAGGAGATTAGAAAAATTCAAGTAAGAATTCAAGAAAAATTTACTTTACCTTGTGCATGTTTGGTTTTTGGATTAATAGGTAGTATCTTGGGATCTAAATCTAATTTAAGATCTTCAAAAAGTCAGGGGTTCGGATTAAGTGTGATTCTTATTTTAGTTTATTACGTTATGTCATTTATATGCAGTTCTTTTGGCGTTAAGGGATTAATTCCTCCAATAATCGCAGCTTGGTTTCCAGTAGTAATTTCTCTATTTGGGGGATTTTATTTCTTAAGAAAATCAAGTTCTGTATAA
- a CDS encoding DUF1543 domain-containing protein produces MNIEKIDKIHLFLVVLGGRAKMANIELHDVRWVVGSKIEDTYDALRKNWFGTFEGLHIDSYKKIKYVNGYKVTLKNIENKKLKNNELVNGKHTNKNLWFVNIGGYNPSSMQEKHEFGLFVASSKLEAKNLAKSKLLIGCKKKHKDDIASLKIITGCDDCQVIKKVGNWKIELNLENNLIEENNYPDWYGYKRIDKI; encoded by the coding sequence ATGAATATTGAAAAAATAGATAAAATTCATCTTTTTTTGGTTGTTCTGGGAGGGAGAGCGAAAATGGCTAATATAGAGTTACATGATGTTAGATGGGTAGTAGGCTCCAAGATTGAAGATACATATGATGCACTAAGAAAGAATTGGTTTGGAACTTTTGAGGGATTACATATTGATAGCTATAAAAAAATAAAATATGTAAATGGCTATAAAGTAACACTCAAAAATATTGAAAATAAGAAATTAAAAAATAACGAATTAGTTAATGGAAAACATACCAATAAGAATTTATGGTTTGTTAATATCGGAGGATATAATCCAAGTTCTATGCAAGAAAAACATGAATTTGGTTTATTTGTTGCTTCAAGTAAATTAGAGGCAAAAAATTTAGCGAAGTCTAAATTGCTAATTGGATGTAAAAAAAAGCATAAAGATGATATAGCCTCTCTCAAAATAATAACTGGTTGTGATGATTGCCAAGTTATTAAAAAAGTAGGTAATTGGAAAATAGAATTAAATCTAGAAAATAATTTGATTGAAGAAAATAATTATCCTGATTGGTATGGTTATAAAAGAATAGATAAGATTTAA
- a CDS encoding carbon storage regulator CsrA, protein MLNKFILTSFLLFSSLITIYPSKKENTNFLDYCYSLEKIISRNSVKKNKNLSRHFKSLAKDITLFGINKTKGTIANKIIDKYKNSKKLFILTFVPNQIYCLAGYWIEVANPGKFEMIFFEKSKQKINEYKNIKKEADEFIKNINLEYNSIKKEIKDYF, encoded by the coding sequence ATGCTTAATAAATTTATTTTAACTTCTTTTTTACTTTTTAGTTCCCTAATAACCATATATCCTTCAAAAAAAGAAAATACAAATTTTTTAGATTATTGTTATTCTCTTGAAAAAATAATTTCTAGAAATTCAGTAAAAAAGAATAAGAATTTATCAAGGCATTTTAAGTCTTTAGCAAAAGATATTACTCTATTTGGGATTAATAAAACCAAAGGTACTATCGCTAATAAGATAATTGATAAATACAAAAATTCCAAAAAATTATTTATTTTAACTTTTGTTCCAAACCAAATTTATTGTTTAGCAGGGTATTGGATTGAGGTAGCAAATCCAGGGAAATTTGAAATGATTTTTTTTGAGAAAAGTAAACAAAAAATAAATGAATATAAAAATATAAAAAAAGAAGCAGACGAATTTATTAAAAATATTAATCTCGAATATAATTCTATAAAAAAAGAAATTAAAGATTATTTCTAG
- a CDS encoding DoxX family protein codes for MKNSILKNKSIKSFLDFFSRLSISAIFISSIPSKINDFERTVEYISSKGIPEPISSVLLVGAIICLIFGSGFFIFGENQKIGSFFLLIFLIPTTIIFHVFPFHQRAVFMNLGLIGGLIIAAIREPK; via the coding sequence ATGAAAAATTCAATTTTGAAAAATAAAAGTATCAAATCTTTTTTAGATTTTTTTTCAAGATTATCAATTTCAGCAATATTCATCTCATCCATACCTAGCAAAATAAATGATTTTGAAAGAACAGTTGAATATATCTCTTCCAAAGGCATTCCTGAACCAATTTCATCTGTCCTTCTGGTGGGAGCCATTATATGTCTTATCTTTGGTTCTGGATTTTTTATATTTGGAGAAAATCAAAAAATCGGTTCATTTTTTTTATTAATATTTCTTATTCCGACAACAATAATTTTTCATGTATTCCCTTTCCATCAAAGAGCAGTATTTATGAATCTCGGATTGATAGGTGGATTAATTATTGCTGCAATAAGGGAACCAAAATAA
- a CDS encoding DUF3804 family protein has product MNDKETIISLLNEFANPQKMASFFVNNSTPDFLCIRPSGNPLDAKGFEQMIAGDIVQEKAEITRIHRFEFLSENIVMCIFTLGSKFTYKGTPNDDLPTVTSIFKKVNNV; this is encoded by the coding sequence ATGAATGATAAAGAAACAATCATTTCATTATTAAATGAGTTCGCTAATCCCCAAAAAATGGCCTCATTTTTTGTTAATAATTCGACTCCAGATTTCTTATGCATAAGACCCAGTGGTAATCCTCTAGATGCAAAAGGGTTCGAACAAATGATTGCTGGTGATATAGTTCAAGAAAAGGCAGAAATAACCAGAATTCACCGATTCGAATTTTTAAGTGAAAATATAGTAATGTGCATTTTTACACTAGGTTCAAAATTTACTTATAAAGGGACACCTAATGATGACTTGCCAACAGTTACGTCAATTTTTAAAAAAGTAAATAATGTTTGA